From the Amycolatopsis thermoflava N1165 genome, one window contains:
- a CDS encoding acetyl-CoA carboxylase family protein: MPSLLVANRGEIGVRILGTAAGLGFRTVAVYPPDDADCAHVTRADHAERLDGSYLDAAAIVAAAQRTGCEFLHPGYGFLSESPELSRRCAEAGIRFAGPSPEALELFGDKTRARARARELGIPVLPGTDGPTDAAAAEAFFAEHGAVMVKALVGGGGRGMRPVTDAADLPAALRRCASEAAAAFGDGSVYLERLLPRARHVEVQIAADGETVLALGDRDCSLQRRRQKLVEIAPAALDRDLRKRLHEAATALIGSTVYRGLATVEFLVDGDDFVFLEVNPRLQVEHTVTEEVTGLDLVEIGLRIAAGEPLDRTAPEPRGVAIQARVNTETVRPDGTVLPGGGTLTTFQPPTGRGVRVDTHGYLGYPGNPRYDSLLAKVIVTGPDLTAAAALARRALGEFAIAGPPTNLALLRALLAEPLDAVDTSFVDRHLPDLVDEIAGPAAAPGTVTAPQQGVVVQVCVAEGETVTAGAELVVLEAMKMEHVITAERGGVVLGVAVKPGDAVTAGAVLATLRENGDTTAAGEVTGADLDHVRPDLAETLARHEIGLDAARPDAVRKRHSAGRRTARENVEDLCDPGSFTEYGALAIAAQRRRRDLGDLIRRTPADGMVTGTATVGGRPVVVLAYDYTVLAGTQGVHNHRKTDRMLRIARDRKLPVVLFAEGGGGRPGDTDTSAVAQLDVPTFRMAAQLAGEVPTVAIVSGYCFAGNAALAGVCDVVIATEGSSLGMGGPAMIEGGGLGAVAPGDVGPMPVQYANGVVDVLVADEAEAVDVARRYLSYFAGPAEAGEPHDQRRLRHLVPENRVRVYDVRPVLSTVADPGSLLELRSGFGAGVITALARIGGIPVGVLANNPGHLGGAIDGDAADKATRFVNLCRAHSLPVVSFVDTPGFMVGPEAEKTATVRRFGDLFVAGARLTAPLVAVVLRKAYGLGAMAMTGGSLHAPALTVAWPTGEFGGMGLEGAVRLGFRKELESIADPEARHARYTELVAEYYERGKALSTATVFEIDDVIDPADTRERIVRTLTAAT, from the coding sequence GTGCCGTCCCTGCTCGTCGCGAACCGGGGCGAGATCGGCGTCCGGATCCTCGGAACCGCCGCCGGCCTGGGCTTCCGCACCGTCGCCGTGTACCCGCCGGACGACGCCGACTGCGCCCACGTCACCCGCGCCGACCATGCGGAACGCCTCGACGGCAGCTACCTCGACGCGGCCGCGATCGTGGCCGCCGCGCAGCGCACCGGCTGCGAGTTCCTGCACCCCGGCTACGGATTCCTGTCCGAAAGCCCCGAACTCTCCCGCCGCTGCGCCGAGGCCGGCATCCGCTTCGCCGGACCGTCCCCGGAAGCCCTGGAACTGTTCGGCGACAAGACCCGGGCCCGCGCACGCGCCCGCGAGCTGGGCATCCCCGTCCTCCCGGGCACCGACGGCCCCACCGACGCGGCCGCGGCCGAGGCGTTCTTCGCCGAGCACGGTGCCGTGATGGTCAAGGCGCTCGTCGGTGGCGGCGGACGCGGCATGCGGCCGGTGACCGACGCCGCCGACCTGCCCGCCGCGCTGCGCCGGTGCGCCTCCGAGGCCGCGGCCGCGTTCGGCGACGGCTCGGTCTACCTCGAACGCCTCCTCCCCCGCGCCCGCCACGTCGAGGTGCAGATCGCCGCCGACGGCGAGACGGTGCTCGCGCTCGGCGACCGCGACTGCAGCCTCCAGCGCCGGCGCCAGAAGCTCGTCGAAATCGCGCCCGCGGCGCTTGACCGGGACCTGCGAAAGCGTTTGCACGAAGCCGCCACCGCGCTCATCGGGTCCACTGTGTACCGCGGTCTGGCCACTGTGGAGTTCCTGGTCGACGGCGACGACTTCGTGTTCCTGGAGGTGAACCCGCGGCTCCAGGTCGAGCACACCGTCACCGAGGAGGTCACCGGGCTCGACCTGGTCGAGATCGGGCTCCGCATCGCCGCCGGCGAGCCGCTGGACCGCACCGCCCCCGAGCCGCGCGGGGTGGCGATCCAGGCCCGCGTCAACACCGAGACGGTGCGACCGGACGGGACCGTGCTGCCCGGCGGCGGCACGCTCACCACGTTCCAGCCGCCCACCGGGCGCGGCGTCCGCGTGGACACCCACGGCTATCTGGGCTACCCGGGCAACCCGCGCTACGACTCGTTGCTGGCCAAGGTGATCGTCACCGGCCCCGACCTCACCGCGGCCGCCGCCCTGGCTCGCCGCGCGCTCGGCGAGTTCGCCATCGCCGGCCCGCCGACGAACCTCGCCCTGCTCCGGGCGCTCCTGGCCGAGCCGCTCGACGCCGTCGACACGAGCTTCGTGGACCGCCACCTGCCGGACCTGGTGGACGAGATCGCCGGGCCTGCCGCCGCGCCCGGCACGGTCACCGCGCCGCAGCAGGGTGTCGTGGTGCAGGTGTGCGTGGCCGAGGGCGAGACCGTGACGGCCGGTGCGGAACTCGTCGTGCTCGAGGCGATGAAGATGGAGCACGTGATCACCGCCGAGCGGGGTGGCGTCGTGCTGGGTGTCGCGGTCAAACCCGGCGACGCGGTGACCGCCGGGGCGGTGCTGGCGACCCTGCGGGAGAACGGCGACACGACCGCGGCCGGCGAGGTGACCGGGGCCGATCTCGACCACGTGCGGCCGGACCTCGCGGAAACCCTGGCGCGGCACGAGATCGGCCTGGACGCCGCCCGCCCGGACGCGGTGCGCAAACGCCACTCCGCCGGACGCCGGACCGCGCGTGAGAACGTCGAGGACCTGTGCGATCCCGGCAGCTTCACCGAGTACGGCGCTCTCGCGATCGCGGCACAGCGCCGCCGCCGGGATCTCGGCGACCTGATCCGCCGCACCCCCGCCGACGGCATGGTCACCGGAACCGCGACCGTCGGCGGCCGTCCGGTCGTGGTGCTGGCCTACGACTACACCGTCCTGGCCGGCACGCAGGGCGTGCACAACCACCGCAAGACCGACCGGATGCTGCGGATCGCGCGCGACCGGAAGCTGCCGGTGGTGCTGTTCGCCGAGGGCGGCGGAGGCCGGCCGGGCGACACCGACACCTCCGCGGTCGCCCAGCTGGACGTGCCGACGTTCCGGATGGCCGCCCAGCTGGCCGGCGAGGTGCCGACGGTCGCGATCGTCTCCGGCTACTGCTTCGCCGGGAACGCGGCGCTCGCCGGGGTGTGTGACGTGGTCATCGCGACCGAGGGCAGCTCGCTGGGCATGGGCGGCCCGGCGATGATCGAGGGCGGCGGCCTCGGCGCCGTCGCGCCCGGGGACGTCGGGCCGATGCCGGTGCAGTACGCCAACGGGGTCGTCGACGTGCTGGTCGCCGACGAGGCCGAGGCGGTGGACGTCGCTCGGCGTTACCTGTCCTACTTCGCCGGCCCGGCCGAGGCGGGCGAGCCGCACGACCAGCGACGGTTGCGGCACCTGGTCCCGGAGAACCGCGTCCGCGTCTACGACGTGCGGCCGGTTCTGTCCACAGTGGCCGATCCGGGCAGCCTGCTGGAACTGCGGTCCGGGTTCGGCGCCGGGGTGATCACCGCGCTGGCCCGGATTGGCGGGATCCCGGTCGGCGTGCTGGCGAACAACCCGGGCCACCTGGGCGGCGCGATCGACGGCGACGCCGCCGACAAGGCCACCCGGTTCGTGAACCTGTGCCGTGCGCATTCACTGCCGGTGGTGTCCTTCGTGGACACTCCCGGGTTCATGGTGGGCCCGGAGGCGGAGAAGACCGCGACGGTGCGGCGGTTCGGCGACCTGTTCGTCGCCGGGGCGAGGCTGACCGCGCCGCTGGTCGCGGTGGTGCTGCGCAAGGCCTACGGCCTGGGCGCGATGGCGATGACCGGGGGTTCCCTGCACGCGCCTGCGCTGACCGTGGCGTGGCCGACCGGCGAGTTCGGCGGCATGGGCCTGGAGGGCGCGGTGCGGCTGGGTTTCCGCAAGGAGCTGGAGTCGATCGCCGACCCGGAGGCCCGTCACGCCCGCTACACCGAGCTGGTCGCCGAGTACTACGAGCGCGGCAAGGCCCTGAGCACGGCGACGGTGTTCGAGATCGACGACGTGATCGACCCGGCGGACACCCGGGAACGGATCGTCCGCACCCTCACCGCCGCCACCTGA